A single Brassica rapa cultivar Chiifu-401-42 chromosome A04, CAAS_Brap_v3.01, whole genome shotgun sequence DNA region contains:
- the LOC103864287 gene encoding protein RADIALIS-like 2 → MASNSMSAYGSGAWTVKQSKAFESALATYDQDSPDRWYNVARAVGGTTPDEAKRQYELLVRDIESIENGHVAFPNYKTNGGSTKGRLRDEEKRMRSMKLQ, encoded by the exons ATGGCATCAAACTCAATGTCTGCTTATGGATCTGGCGCATGGACTGTTAAGCAGAGCAAAGCCTTTGAGAGTGCTCTAGCAACCTATGACCAGGACTCCCCTGACCGTTGGTACAATGTCGCTAGAGCTGTTGGTGGGACAACACCAGATGAAGCTAAGAGACAATACGAGCTTCTCGTACGTGACATAGAAAGCATTGAGAATGGGCACGTGGCATTCCCTAACTACAAGACTAATGGAGGCAGCACTAAGGGCAGGCTGCGTGATGAGGAAAAAAG GATGAGAAGCATGAAGCTGCAGTGA